ACGGCCAGTCACGGCGTTTTGGAGGACCGGTCCATCATCAGGCCCAGAGGTTTAGGTAAGGTGACCTGTCAGTGTTGTCCCATGTCTGACATGTGACAGATGAGTGTTTCCTGTAACCATGACCAAAGTATTTAACATGGTCACAGTAATCAGATTACTGTAATTTATCAGAATACTGAGATGCTGCTTATGAGTTTTCGTCGTACTTTGTTTCGTTCTAGGTTTTCTCCAATGAGTGTTGACCACATGGCCGGCGGTGGCGGAGTCTCGGGGAACTCGTCCACCGGTTGGTGCATCTTCATATATAATCTGGGTCAGGATGCAGATGAGGCCATCCTGTGGCAGATGTTCGGGCCGTTCGGCGCCGTCGTCAATGTAAAAGTGATCCGAGATTTTAACACCAACAAGTGCAAAGGCTTCGGCTTCGTCACCATGACAAACTACGAGGAGGCCGCCATGGCGATCCACAGCCTGAACGGGTACCGACTTGGAGACAAAGTCCTGCAAGTGTCCTTCAAGACCAGCAAGGGACACAAATAGGGAGCGATGGGAGAAGAGGAGGCGGCGTTCTGACTGTCTGTtgagaagaaacaaacaagtcagaagttgttttttttttgtttttctgcagctgtcagttGTTGGAGAGTTCGTCAGTAGGTTTATTTTCTCCTCCCAGCATGCCGGGTTCATTCAGGCTGTATCATATCATTTGTTGCAGTAAAAACTTTTTGGTAGGTTGTTTTGAtctgtgtcagcagcagaacTTGGTTTCACATGTTTGAAGTTTCTCTGCTTTAAAAACCAGGTGTGACTCTGTAATATAAATAGAAATAGCTGCATTTGTTTCAGAGGAAACTACAAACTCACAAAGTTAACAAAGGAAACTAAATCTGCTCTTTGAATTcctcattccttttttttttttaacaaattgaAGCAGTtggtcagtttttcttttttctgtgttgaaaTAATTGATCCTTCATACATCAGATGGTAGCCATTAAAGTATATTATTAACTGTTTCTCAgatttaaatgctgaaaaacatcaTGTAGAAGAAGCGTGTCTGGACTGTTGAGATGAGGTGACGTGATTGATGGCTCTCTCAGCCAGTAAGCACACAAGAGGCGGGGCTCCATGGCACATGCAGTTTGTAAAGTTTCTGCATGAACAAAattgtatttcatatttttacGACTGGCTTCCAACGAAACACCACCTGACGTACAGAAACTACGAGCTTTTTTATATACTGATCcgtttttctcttattttcattCGTATTCTGTTTCTGAATTGCAGCTAATTGTGATGTTGGACTGttcacaataataaaaaacaagtaATAAAATTGTTTATGGAACACATTTGTTTGATGGATTTTTACTTTCGCCTCATACCTTTGACAAGTTCACTgcaaaatatttacaaatatgCCGCTCTGGATGTGGAACaaagaaatgtcacattttgtgtcattttggaGGCACTACTAGTGTTtacaagattcaagagtctttattgtcattcagcatgtcaatgaaattttcattgcaacccccatgttaggaacagatagaaagataagactagaaagaataaaattaagataactacaataaaattaaataaacatgcagtaaaaatatttgtaaaagcaattaaaaatataacagaatgaaaatatactaaggcaataaaatatactaaacaataaaatatggaagtgaaatgtgccaacagaataaaatatacgcAGTGGAATGTACGTCAACGTGTTGTAATACTAATCACCGTCTTGTTTAACCCCTCCTGGTGATGACAAACTCCCAGAAACCACCACTGGGAAGCTCCAGTTAGGGTTAGGTCTTGGAGGTATTGGATTTTAATTTTTTCCAGGTTTCTGGATTTCAGTGCACTGGCACAGGGGTCATCGCCacacttctgctgcttctcctcggTGGTCTGTTTGGCTGCTGTCCCTGGTGGATTGGATCTACAATAATCTATGAATGGGTGTGGGTAAAACGGGATCTTCTGGGAGTGTTACAATTGTAACTAAGTGTAACAGTAAGTGTTCATTTGTGGATTTAAAACGGAAATGTCCCAGTTTATGGTGCAGGAAGGACGGCACGGCCACACAGGATTTGCTCTCATACTGCCTTTATTCTGGAGCTGgtaaagaaaatgaacagcACATAGTGGTCATCAACAGCGCAGCTGCAAACTTTTTAGGGCTCCAGCCTGGATATATTTCCTTTATTAAAAGACTAATATAAACACATATGTACACTACAGTCTTTCTCTATACACTTATACACAAACCGAACATATGATCGTATAGTGGTAATATTATATATGATCTTATACAGAGCGCCCGAGAgctattttcttttatattctAAATAAGCATTTTGTGTTCCTTATAATGCAACAAAAGCCTTAATTTCACCACCCTACATTCACCACGAATGATACTCATGAATAAAGTTACAATATGGACACAGAAGTGCTTCTAACTTTCAGACTACATGTTAGTTTTTCTGACAGTCATGGTGTATGTCACAGACAGCTTCAAAAACCTTTAATCCACCAGGTGGCTCCAAAACTATATAAAGGGCAAGCAAACATGTAGAAACTCATGATGAAGGttattttcaatcaatcaatcaatcaaactttatttatatagcactttttatccatttaaaatgcaacacaaagtgcttcacaaaataaaagaatacaacaacagagagaataaaagcatagtatgacagacaatatcccacttccagatagacacacatgcacacacacacacacacacacacagtgcagagacatggcagggcactgaggaaccatgtgaggaaacacctgtgggagccatccacactgaGAAGCGCCACAGGCGCCTGCCGCAGgaccagcagcgagtggcatacACTGCATGGCACCGCGTGCGGCTGACAACAGGACGcttcaggtgttgtaaaaaagaaacctgaatttaaaccaggtgtggagagcatgacatgttgtgtctgagcatcaAAAGGATCCCCTGCCAAGTGGCCAGACTGTTGTCGTCTCGTAGAGTCCAACTTTGTCAGACTCTGTAACATTAAGAGCCctaaaaaacatgcagttaacctctgacaagatggactCTTCTCAGATTCTACAgcaagatcaggcagctggtcctgggtaatggtacggtcatgcacaacactactctgcagttgtttgatgtgaatcagacgGTGGCACAACAAGCGACTGACGGGGTAGAAATGTAGTATTCTGCTGCAAGGagtcaacctgcctgctgcctctattcctgctgctcctgtccctctcccaccTGTACAGCCATGCCCCACAGCCTGCTTCTTCTGTCAGTccattgctgtaataatttaattatcatcccatgtaacaggtctggtatttcaggaaagtcagcattacagaaataacatactgtatatactgacaaatattgtgtgttcctggcaaagtgtgtcgatattgtgttttagtgtatatatatatatatatatgtaacgGAGTAGATCAATAGTTTTAAATTATGGCAAAATAAGGTGCAACACCGCCATCTATTGGCGCAGTAGTCAGCTTGGgtactgcacagagaaaacaggactTCACTGTGGTAAGACGTCCTGTTGCATGGTCCGggataattaattattttacttAACGTTCCAGATGTTTAAACTTTATAATTAGTATGTCAAGTACTCACTGTGACCTGCGTTAACTGTTTTGAGCACTTACTGTGAGATATAAGACGGTAAAGTTACGTTTAGAGATTTGTTAATGATGCTAACTAGCTTAAATGTTCTCCCTCGTGTCCGTTGTAGTTCAGATTGTCCTGAGACTGTGATGCCGACTTTCCCATGCTACTGCGGTGCTGTATGCTGTGTTGCAGGTAATATTTGTGTATCTCTAATATAATTTCTcatgatgtttcattttgtacatTAGTCTGTGTGAGCAccctttttatttgttcagatAAAACGCTCACATTTGTTCATCCAGATGTTGAATGTGTTCTTAAAAACAGGACTTCACTGTGTTCAGATTGTCCTGAGACTGTGATGCCGACTTTCCCATGCTACTGCGGTGCTGTATGCTGTGTTGCAGGAGCAGTAATAAAAAACCCCATAATCCACCTGGTCAttgtctgtggtctgtggaAGCAATAGGAGTGTGGAGCTGCATTTCACAGATAGCTGTGacccgtcacacacacacatatatatatatatatatatatatatatatatatatatatatatatatatatatatatatatatattgtagagcagtgttttctagttttaattattatattttgtattcagtttattaaatttattttatatatttcttacattaatttctttgtgtgtaagaagtgtgtgtgtgtgtgtgtgttatggttacaattgtgtgcatgagagagaattaaggtgtatattttctaataaaatttatatttctacagcagtacTAATGAATAATTTCTACTAAACATATCTGTAAGAATAGGAGTCAGGTAAAGTTaagctttttgcaaactcaagcagacaatgaaataacaagaaaggaaccAAAAAGTATTGCAAACACGTTTCAGACAGCAGACGTGCATTCATTCTTTGCAGTCCAACACCTTAATTCATTCAACGCACTCACTCAAAACACCCGCACAGTCATTCACACGCACTCTTGCAGTCACCCATGCATTTCATACTTACCTCCGAAGATGTCAGACGAAGATCTATTCCTCACTGCACTCCACTCTGTGTCCGTCCATCTTGCCCTGACGGTCACAGCCTGAGACCCTCATACTCACCTGCTTTTCGTGAGGTATGGGCTGGAGGACTATGTTGGTCAGCGTGGTGCATTATTCACCACACTTGGGATCCATGAAGCGACCAACTTCCAGTCAAACCTGGATCACAGGGCAATGGACGTGCATGCAGAGTTGCTGGACATGCTGAGAGTCTACAGCAAGCTAACTTTTTTGCAACTCTACATGGACTCTCCGCACGCCCACCTCCACATGCCGTACAAACACCCAGTGACCGCGGTGATTGTTACGAGCGGCCTTTCACACCCCAACTTCGAACCAACGATGCTGCAGCGAGCTGCCAGCTACGTTCGGCACATGAACGACATGGCAGAATGTATGTCTGGGCTCAGCTGCAGCATTGAACAGGTGGTTCGGTTTGATGACAGTGTCATCGTCAGCATCGATCCCGAGGAACATTTCGACGTGGAGAAAATCCACTACTTTTTCCAGCAGCACCCCAAATTTCTCCCCTTTCACGACAGTGGTGGCAGGGGGGGCGCTGTCCGTCCTGAAAGAGGTGATGATGCACATAGCGTGCACCCTGCACACCCTCCTGGAGGAGAATATTGGCGTCACACACTATGACCCTGTCTGGAAGGCCTTCCAGCTGAATTGTGCGCTGAGGAGGTCATCCACGGACATTCCCTCTCAGTGCACGATTTTGAGCTGTCGGTCAGCCTAGGGACAAACACAGTCAGTTCCAAGAGCCTCAGCCAGCGGAGGGACATCATTGGGCTGTCCCCCCACAGCAGTGCCAGCGCTGGCGAGGCCCCTCCGCCCCTTGAGCATTTTACCAGGGACCACCTGCAGAAACTGCGTCTGCAGCGGGTCTTCCCATTATGCCAGACCCTCGACAGCTCCCCGGCTGTCATGGGCAGCGCCCTGATCTGTGTCCTCTTGGGCGATTTGTTCAAGAGGAACACAGACATCCCTTTTGCTGCCATGAAAAGCCGTGACCCGCCGGGGAAGCTCGTCGGGGCCTGGCAGTTAGAGACCCTTGCTCAGGATCTCTGAGAAGGAGTGCTTTCCTGTTCCCAACACGTTTGGGAGGTGTTACGCCCGGCCTAGGGGTACCTGAAAGTAACATGAAGGTGCCATCCTTCACTGGTCTCACACAGTCATACCAAGCGCGTTTTCATGGTATAATTAATAGTTTTATTTGTAACAATAGttacttttttttctgggacacagagatgaacaaaacaaatctgaaataatgtgtaaattaatttaggaGTGAGTCCtatgccaaaaaaacaaacaaaaccatgctaTACTTTCAGGGAGTTTACCACTTTCctgtgcaaataaaaagatcgaaatgaaacacaaattctaacctccctttctaacaaaaacaggagaaaaattGGTTGAACACAAAGTCGTGGCTCACTCCATTTGCCCAATACACTGTATAACTTAGACAAAGGAAAACGACGGTTCGATGCACGTTGACTCAGCAAAGAATGGCTCCGCCCATCTGACCCACTCTGGGTCCCCTGGGTGACGTCCTCCTCTGCTTTATGAAAGATGTTCCTCCCATGTCCGCCAATCCGCTTCGGGGTATGGCGCAGCATCGTTTGCATAACAACTAGGCACTtaaaaggaagcacacacagagcgaacagggaaaacacacagctacataGAACTATTTACAACCACAGTTGTAACACCCCCTTTCTCAAGAATTAAATATTCCTCTGTGGTATTTAATTTAAAGAGGACCGAGATAATgcatcagcaacacattttcCGTGCCCCTCTTATGCCTAATCTGCAAATTGAAATCTTGCAGAAGAAGAGACCAACGCATAAGCATTTGGTTGGAATTTCTCATCCGGACAGGAGAAACACCAGAGGATTATGATCTGTAAAAACCTGCATGGGCTGTGAGCTACACCTTCAAAGTTCTGCAGGGCGAGCAGCAAGGCTAGGGTTTCCTTTTCTATAGTGCTATAGTTTACCTGGTGTTTGTTGAAGTTTTTAGAAAAGAAACAGATGGGATGGTCAATTTTCTGCTCGTCTTCCTGCAGAAGAACAGCACCGGCACCCCACAAACTAGCATCCACTTCCAACTTGAAAGGGCGCGTAAAATCGGGCGCAGCAAGAATGGGAGAGCTACACAGTAGCGCCTTGGCTGACTGAAAAGCAGCTTGACAAGCGGGGGTCCACACAAAACTCCTCAACGGACTAACGAGGGCAGTGAGAGGAGCGACAACCTCAGGAAAGTTCTGACAGAAACCTCTATAATATCCACACATACCAAGGAAACGGCGTAACACACGTTTTGACTGAGGATCTGGGAACTCAACTACAGCCTGCACCTTAGCTGCCACCGGGCGGACTTGGCCTTGACCCACCTGTTTTCCCAGATAGGTCACAGTTCCCTTTCCAAATTCACATTTAGCAAGGTTGAGAATGAGAGACGCCGGGCTCTAAATGACTAAAGATAAGAGacaatgttttcaaatgatCGGACAATGTGGATGAATAGGCGACTATGTCATCCAGGTATGCCTCACAATTTGCCACTCCAGCCAGCACTTTATGCATAAGGCACTGGAAAGTAGCGGGAGCATTTCGAAGTAAATCGTCATTAATTAGATGAATGATGTCAGCTCTGGTAGACTCAGACAAATATGACAGAAACGACACTAAATCACTCAGCACCTCCGAATTTCGCAGACGAGCAACTGGCATTAAACcaattttttcttttaagccATCGTCACAAACATTATAGGATGGAGGAGCTTCACACATGACCACCACAGAAACATCAGAAGGTGGCATAGGGGAATTATTTCTGGAGAAATAACGcttcagcatgttgacatgacaCACCCgagtttttcttttacagtcGGGAGTTATAATGACATAATCGGTGTCACTTACTTTACGTTCCACCACGTATGGACCAGCGAATCGACACTGCAGACTGGATCCGGGAAGCGGCAACAGCACCAAAACCTGATCGCCTGGTTGTAAAACCCTCAGCAAGGACTTTTTATCAAAACGATGCTTCATTTTGGATTGAGCCTGTGCCAGATTTTCCTGAGCTAGCTGACAAACATGCTGGAGACGCTCACAAAAAGTACtgacaaaatccaaaacattACACTCACTCTGAGGAGAATTTGACAGCCATCTTTCTTTAAGGAGACGCAGCGGGCCACGCACAGTGTGACCAAACACCAGATCACAGGGACTGAAACCTAAAGATTCCTGCGGAGTTTCACGTACAGCAAACATAAGCAAAGGCAGACCCTCATCCCAGTCTCTCTTAGTCTCCAAACAGAATTTACGTAACATGGATTTAAGTGTTTGATGGAACCTTTCTAACGCACCCTGAGACTCTGGATGGTAAGGACTTGATTTCTGATGTTTAATATTTAGTTCTTTCACCACTTGAGCAAATAGTTTAGACACAAAATTTGTGCCTTGATCAATTTGAATTTCTTTTGGCAACCCACATGTTGAAAAGAACTGGATCAGCGCTTTGACAACAGGTTTAGCTTTTAGCGTGCGTAAGGGTATGGCCTGTGGGTAACGAGTAGCAGCACACATGATGGTCAAAATATACTGATGCCCCGATTTAGTTTTTGGCAAGGGCATTCTCCATCCATCAAGTCCCGTGTCTGGAATCCCTCAATTactatttaaatttaaataaaaatagtctccttattttgttatttttaaattcgttaaattattttattcattaatgatttgcatatttatatattaagtggttttatatattattttgttttatttttagttaataaatttgtttgtaagtttattaatttattatagagagggagggaaaagtAAGATCCCGGTCCGGGGCCACGAAGTGGTCCCGGCCGGGTTGTGCACGGTCCATTCCCCGTCCAGACCGACACCCTCAACGCTCATTGAGACCATTGGGATACATAGTGCTCAATCTATTTATCCATTGTCTCTCCGCACTTTTACGTTCTTTTGTGGaccaaaatgtgttgttttgtaggCCCATGATCTGAAGATTGGAGAGACCGTGTTTCAGGAAATGTTGGACTAAAAAggtatgtatttgttttttatttataatattatatttatgttgTGTTAGTCTAATTCGGATTGTGTTACCGGTTTCACCCACATACTTGGTACCACATATTTTGCAATTAATTAAATATATGCAATTTTTTGTGTTTAGACTGTATATAGGTTGAATTTTGTAAAGTTGTTTGGTGCTATTGTTTTTAACCCATGAACATGATTTGAACTCTGGACAAGTGGTTCTAGAGAGACTAGGATTCAGGATGGGTAATTTGCTTTTAACCAAATAATCCTTTAGAATCCTGTTTCTTCTGTAGGCTGaaatgattgtgtgtttttgtaaatagTGTGTGTCTTTCAAGAATGATTGAAAGTTTTCTTTGATGAATTGGTTTAATTGTACACTCATTGATGAATATGTTGAAATAAATGGAATGATTTTTTCTGGATCGTGGTCttgagtttttgtttgtgtgtatgttttaaatgaatttcGTAAAAATTGCCTTGAATATCCTCTCTGTCTAAGGGCCGTAAATAAAATCTGTACGGCCTGTATGAAATCTTCCTCCCTTGTACAGATTCTATTAAATCGTAGTAGTTGGGCCTTAATAATCCCTTTGTAGGTGTGTTTTGGGTGAaaacttgttttaaataaaagtgagtgtgtgtcagtgtcctTAAAATATACCTTAAAGTCTAATTTGCCCGTAGTTTCAAAATGTGGTCCTTTAAAGGTAATAGTGTCTAAAAAATTAACTTGTTTTTCATCAATGGTGTACTTGATTTTAATAGAACTATGGTGTGAGTTTAAATGATTTGTGAATTCAATGAAATCTTGTTTAGAATATACCCAAACACCCCAGATATCATCAAGAAATCTGAAGTAATATAATGGTTTTAGTGGTGCACTAGAGAGGGCCGATTCTTCCCAATTTGCCATATAAATATTTGCATATGAGGGTGCAAACTTTTTGCCCATTGCTGTGCCCTTGATTTGGAGAAAAAATTCAGAGTTGAACTCGAAATCATTTTTAGTAAGGTTGATCTCCAGTAATTCCAATATATATTTATCTGGTCTCTTAGCATTTGGATATTTCAATAGCCATTTTTTTACAGCTTCTAGACCTGCTTTGGTTTCAATATTAGTATAGAGACTGTCGATATCAATtgtaaacaaaaatgaattgattggaattgaaatgtttttaattttggaaATGAAATCATAAGTATCTTTAAGATAGGGTGTTTGGTGGAAATAGGATTAAGAAAATGTTCTAAATATTCTGCTATGTTGTATGTCTCACTATCACAATCCGATACTATAGGTCGTCCCGGAGGAATTTCGTGGGGTTTGCTCCAGTCCTTTGGATCCTTGTGGATTTTTGGAAGTAAGTAAAATCGTCTCGATCTTGGGGAATCTTTTCCCCTCAGGTAAGtaaattgttttctgtttatgtgtCCATCCTGAACCATCTTTTCCAGTATTTGTTCCACTTTTTAGCTGTGTCCAAGTATGTAGGTTTCTCTAATTTAATGTAATGAGTTGTATTGTTTGTCTGTTCCCTTCCCAAATGTATTGATCCCTGTCCATGATAACAATGGCACTTCCCTTATCTGCAGGTTTGAtaacaatgtgtttgtttttttgtaactGGCGTAGTGCCTTAACCTCCTTGGAACTGAGGTTAGGTTTCATCTTTTGGCCCCACTGAAGTTTTTTAGGGttaggagatgaagaggaaaactgCCCCCTCCgactgaggaaagcaggagcTGCACGGTCCTTCCCCCACCTGGACTCATCCCGGAACCGGACCCGCCTGTCGTCGAAGTCCGGTCGTCGTCGGCGGCGATCACGCTGCACCAGGCCCAGCGCTGGTCCGGGCTTCCAcattcttccacattctcgctcaACGGCGGTATTTagacttggggcagcttccagattctggacGCTTCCGATTTGGAAGGGCAGACGT
This DNA window, taken from Chelmon rostratus isolate fCheRos1 chromosome 4, fCheRos1.pri, whole genome shotgun sequence, encodes the following:
- the LOC121605260 gene encoding ELAV-like protein 1 isoform X2, with amino-acid sequence MIKDANLYISGLPRTLSQQDLEDMFARYGHIINSRVLVDQASGLSRGVAFIRFDKRAEAEDAVKHLNGHTPPGSSEPITVKFAANPNQARNSQMMSQMYHGQSRRFGGPVHHQAQRFRFSPMSVDHMAGGGGVSGNSSTGWCIFIYNLGQDADEAILWQMFGPFGAVVNVKVIRDFNTNKCKGFGFVTMTNYEEAAMAIHSLNGYRLGDKVLQVSFKTSKGHK